One stretch of Alphaproteobacteria bacterium DNA includes these proteins:
- the lexA gene encoding transcriptional repressor LexA yields the protein MLTKKQYELLMFIEKRLRESGVSPSFDEMKEALGLKSKSGIHRLITGLEERGFLNRLPHRARALEVTRLPENIHDTRAETRQAPQRFTPQLVRSQPQAPAPQPISRSPLPGRVLQVENPSAQVPLWGKIAAGTPIEAMNDHSTTVDIPMSMMGSGEHYALTIEGDSMIDAGIMDGDTVLIRSCDTAENGAIVVALVDENEVTLKRLRRKGASIALEPANTKYETRIFGPDRVKVQGRLVGLMRNY from the coding sequence ATGTTGACCAAGAAACAATATGAACTTCTGATGTTTATCGAAAAGCGCCTCAGGGAAAGCGGCGTATCCCCTTCTTTCGACGAAATGAAGGAAGCGCTGGGGCTGAAATCGAAGTCAGGCATTCACCGCTTGATTACCGGGCTTGAGGAACGGGGCTTTCTGAACCGGCTGCCGCATCGGGCGCGCGCCTTGGAAGTGACCCGCCTGCCGGAAAACATCCATGACACCAGGGCCGAGACCCGCCAAGCCCCGCAGCGCTTCACGCCGCAACTGGTGCGCTCGCAGCCTCAGGCGCCCGCACCCCAGCCGATCAGTCGTTCGCCGCTTCCTGGGCGCGTACTGCAAGTCGAAAACCCGTCGGCCCAGGTTCCGCTGTGGGGCAAGATCGCCGCCGGAACGCCGATCGAGGCCATGAACGACCATTCCACCACCGTCGACATCCCGATGAGCATGATGGGGTCCGGCGAACATTACGCCCTGACCATCGAGGGCGACTCGATGATCGACGCAGGCATCATGGATGGCGACACGGTGCTGATCCGCAGTTGCGACACAGCAGAAAACGGCGCCATCGTGGTGGCACTGGTCGATGAGAACGAAGTTACCCTGAAGCGGCTGCGCCGCAAGGGCGCCTCGATCGCCCTGGAACCGGCCAACACGAAATACGAAACGCGAATCTTCGGCCCCGACCGGGTGAAGGTGCAAGGCCGTCTGGTCGGCTTGATGCGCAATTACTAG